A single window of Gossypium hirsutum isolate 1008001.06 chromosome A10, Gossypium_hirsutum_v2.1, whole genome shotgun sequence DNA harbors:
- the LOC107897392 gene encoding uncharacterized protein produces MAILTWIPPSPVAVTASWDTQQRPSYNPNAPRKLKPSPNLKPSPPITLPTRTDPSVFDILKRPSQEVTPVKVDLDDTYLGYERWLPTPPKVEKPRSVFNAATLAYIGDCIYELYARRHFLYPPLSIEEYNDRVTSVVRCEAQDALLKELLNDSFLSNTERDVLRWGKNINSAKTRTKKRAGAAVYNRASSLETLIGYLYLTNVNRLEKLMVRLGFSTGASAEMILKEINGAKPVQ; encoded by the exons ATGGCAATTCTGACCTGGATACCACCATCTCCAGTGGCGGTTACCGCTTCATGGGACACCCAGCAAAGGCCATCTTACAACCCCAACGCTCCACGCAAGCTAAAACCCAGCCCCAACCTTAAACCGTCACCGCCAATCACCCTCCCCACCCGCACCGACCCTTCGGTTTTCGATATCCTCAAGCGTCCCTCTCAAG AAGTAACGCCCGTAAAGGTAGATTTGGATGACACTTATTTGGGTTATGAGAGATGGTTACCCACCCCACCTAAAGTGGAGAAACCTCGATCGGTTTTCAATGCGGCCACATTAGCCTATATTGGTGATTGCATTTACGAG CTATATGCGCGTAGACATTTTCTGTATCCTCCTCTAAGTATTGAAGAGTATAACGATCGTGTGACATCGGTAGTACGCTGTGAGGCGCAA GATGCATTGCTAAAGGAACTTCTTAATGATAGTTTCTTATCGAACACTGAAAG GGATGTTCTTCGATGGGGAAAGAACATTAATTCCGCTAAAACACGGACAAAAAAGCGTGCTGGTGCGGCAGTTTATAATAGAGCATCTTCACTCGAAACACTG ATTGGATATCTCTACCTTACAAATGTGAACCGTTTGGAAAAGCTCATGGTAAGGCTTGGATTTTCCACTGGTGCATCTGCAGAGATGATATTGAAggaaataaatg GTGCAAAACCAGTGCAGTAG
- the LOC107896112 gene encoding cysteine-rich repeat secretory protein 38, whose product MSSSIVYLLSLAFLLQTAFGADPLFHICSNSGNFSTYNDPYEANLNVLTGYLSIQAPSSGFGLGSIGQNPNQAYGLALCRGDVSTPDCKTCVVEAGSEIWKRCPYDKGAIIWYDNCLFKYANMEFFGHVDNQNKFYMWNLNNVSEPQSFNAKTKELLSDLATQAYANPKMYAAGEMELNGSKKLYGLTQCTRDLSSTECKKCLDGIIGELPSCCDGKEGGRVVGGSCNFRYEIYPFLNA is encoded by the coding sequence ATGTCTTCTTCCATTGTTTATCTATTAAGCCTTGCTTTCCTTCTCCAAACAGCGTTCGGAGCTGATCCTCTCTTCCATATTTGTTCCAACTCTGGGAATTTCTCCACCTACAATGATCCTTATGAAGCCAACTTAAATGTGCTCACTGGCTACCTCTCCATTCAAGCTCCTTCTTCAGGATTCGGCCTCGGTTCCATAGGTCAAAACCCCAACCAAGCTTATGGCCTCGCACTTTGTAGAGGCGATGTGTCGACCCCGGACTGTAAAACCTGTGTTGTGGAAGCAGGCAGTGAAATATGGAAACGCTGCCCTTACGACAAAGGTGCAATCATTTGGTACGATAACTGTCTTTTCAAGTACGCAAACATGGAGTTCTTTGGCCATGTTGATAACCAAAACAAGTTCTACATGTGGAACTTGAACAACGTGAGTGAACCCCAGTCGTTCAATGCGAAGACCAAGGAACTGCTGAGCGATTTGGCTACCCAAGCTTATGCAAATCCCAAAATGTATGCAGCTGGAGAGATGGAGCTGAACGGATCGAAGAAACTTTACGGGTTGACTCAGTGCACCAGGGACCTTTCCAGCACTGAGTGCAAGAAGTGTCTTGATGGCATAATCGGGGAGCTTCCAAGCTGCTGTGATGGCAAAGAAGGAGGAAGAGTGGTTGGTGGGAGTTGTAACTTTAGATATGAAATTTACCCTTTCCTTAATGCTTAA
- the LOC107895727 gene encoding LOW QUALITY PROTEIN: cysteine-rich repeat secretory protein 38-like (The sequence of the model RefSeq protein was modified relative to this genomic sequence to represent the inferred CDS: inserted 1 base in 1 codon; substituted 1 base at 1 genomic stop codon) has protein sequence NNNPLFHICSNSGNFSAYNDSYEANLNVLTDYLSIQAPPSGFGLGSIGQNPNQAYGLALCRGDVSTPDCKTCVVEAGSEIRKRCPYDKGAIIWYDNCLFKYANMEFFGHVDNQNKFYMWNLNNVSEPQSFNAKTKELLSDLATQAYANPKMYAAGEMELCGSNKLYGLTXCXRDLSSTECKKCLDDIIGELPSCCDGKGGGRVVGGSCNFRYEIYPFVNA, from the exons aACAACAACCCTCTCTTCCATATTTGTTCCAACTCTGGAAATTTCTCCGCCTACAATGATTCTTATGAAGCCAACTTAAATGTGCTCACTGACTACCTCTCCATTCAAGCTCCTCCTTCAGGATTCGGCCTCGGTTCCATAGGTCAAAACCCCAACCAAGCTTATGGCCTCGCACTTTGTAGAGGCGATGTGTCGACCCCGGACTGTAAAACCTGTGTTGTGGAAGCAGGCAGTGAAATACGGAAACGCTGCCCTTACGACAAAGGTGCAATCATTTGGTACGATAACTGTCTTTTCAAGTACGCAAACATGGAGTTCTTTGGCCATGTTGATAACCAAAACAAGTTCTACATGTGGAACTTGAACAACGTGAGTGAACCCCAGTCGTTCAATGCGAAGACCAAGGAACTGCTGAGCGATTTGGCTACCCAAGCTTATGCAAATCCCAAAATGTATGCTGCTGGAGAGATGGAACTGTGCGGATCGAACAAACTTTACGGGTTGACTTAGT GCCGGGACCTTTCCAGCACTGAGTGTAAGAAATGTCTTGACGACATAATCGGCGAGCTTCCGAGCTGTTGTGACGGGAAAGGAGGAGGAAGAGTAGTTGGTGGGAGTTGTAACTTTAGATATGAAATATACCCTTTTGTCAATGCTTAA
- the LOC107897390 gene encoding DEAD-box ATP-dependent RNA helicase 20 isoform X1: MSRYDSRSGDPASYRDRRSDSGFGGASAYGGSGRSLSSRKDYDAGEPPRKLDLDGLTPFEKNFYVESPSVAAMSEMEVEEYRQKREITVEGRDVPKPVKSFADVGFPDYVLQEVMKAGFVEPTAIQAQGWPMALKGRDLIGIAETGSGKTLAYLLPAIVHVNAQPILAPGDGPIVLVLAPTRELAVQIQQEAAKFGASSRIKNTCIYGGVPKGPQVRDLQKGVEIVIATPGRLIDMLDSHHTNLRRVTYLVLDEADRMLDMGFEPQIRKIVSQIRPDRQTLYWSATWPKEVEQLARQFLYNPYKVIIGSADLKANHAIRQHVDIVSESQKYNKLVKLLEDIMDGSRILIFMDTKKGCDQITRQLRMDGWPALSIHGDKSQAERDWVLSEFKAGKSPIMTATDVAARGLDVKDVKYVINYDFPGSLEDYVHRIGRTGRAGAKGTAYTFFTAANARFAKELIAILKEAGQKVSPELAAMGRGAPPPPSGHGGFRDRDRDRGKGYGGSRPWN; encoded by the exons ATGAGTAGATATGATAGCCGCTCCGGCGATCCTGCCTCCTACCGTGACCGTAGAAG TGACTCAGGGTTTGGTGGGGCTTCAGCATATGGTGGTTCAGGGCGGTCCTTGTCAAGCAGAAAGGACTATGATGCTGGTGAACCACCTAGGAAGTTGGATTTGGATGGCTTGACAccatttgaaaagaatttttatGTTGAATCTCCTTCTGTGGCAGCAATGTCTGAGATGGAGGTGGAGGAATATCGGCAGAAGAGGGAAATTACGGTTGAAGGTCGTGATGTTCCAAAGCCTGTGAAGAGTTTTGCTGATGTGGGATTTCCAG ACTATGTACTGCAAGAAGTCATGAAAGCAGGGTTTGTTGAACCAACAGCCATACAAGCTCAAGGCTGGCCAATGGCTTTAAAGGGCCGTGATCTTATTGGTATTGCTGAAACAGGATCAGGGAAGACCCTTGCCTATTTATTGCCTGCAATTGTTCACGTCAACGCACAACCaattttag CTCCTGGAGATGGTCCAATTGTATTAGTATTAGCTCCCACACGTGAACTTGCAGTTCAAATACAACAGGAGGCTGCTAAGTTTGGTGCGTCATCAAGGATCAAGAATACATGCATATATGGTGGGGTTCCAAAGGGACCTCAAGTGCGTGATCTCCAGAAAG GTGTTGAGATTGTTATTGCTACACCAGGAAGGTTAATAGATATGTTGGATTCACATCACACAAATCTGCGAAGAGTTACTTATTTAGTCTTGGATGAGGCAGATCGGATGTTAGACATGGGGTTTGAGCCTCAGATACGAAAAATTGTTTCTCAG ATACGTCCTGATCGTCAAACTTTATACTGGAGTGCAACTTGGCCAAAGGAGGTTGAACAATTGGCAAGGCAGTTTCTTTACAATCCGTACAAA GTGATAATTGGATCTGCGGATTTAAAAGCTAACCATGCAATTCGCCAACATGTTGACATTGTTTCGGAGAGTCAGAAATATAACAA ATTGGTGAAGCTGCTGGAGGATATCATGGATGGCAGCAGAATTTTGATTTTCATGGATACCAAGAAAGGCTGTGACCAAATCACTAGGCAACTTCGCATGGATGGTTGGCCGGCTCTCTCAATTCATGGAGATAAAAGTCAAGCAGAAAGGGATTGGGTCCTTTCAGAGTTTAAAGCTGGCAAGAGCCCTATAATGACTGCAACAGATGTTGCAGCTCGTGGCTTAG ATGTGAAAGATGTCAAATATGTAATCAATTATGACTTCCCGGGTTCTCTTGAGGATTATGTTCATCGCATTGGTCGAACTGGAAGGGCGGGGGCAAAAGGAACTGCCTACACTTTCTTCACAGCTGCAAATGCCAGATTTGCAAAAGAACTTATTGCCATACTTAAGGAAGCTGGACAAAAGGTCAGTCCTGAATTGGCAGCAATGGGACGTGGTGCACCTCCTCCCCCATCAG GACATGGTGGTTTCCGAGACCGAGACCGAGACCGAGGGAAGGGTTATGGGGGCAGCCGCCCTTGGAATTGA
- the LOC107897390 gene encoding DEAD-box ATP-dependent RNA helicase 20 isoform X2: MSRYDSRSGDPASYRDRRSDSGFGGASAYGGSGRSLSSRKDYDAAMSEMEVEEYRQKREITVEGRDVPKPVKSFADVGFPDYVLQEVMKAGFVEPTAIQAQGWPMALKGRDLIGIAETGSGKTLAYLLPAIVHVNAQPILAPGDGPIVLVLAPTRELAVQIQQEAAKFGASSRIKNTCIYGGVPKGPQVRDLQKGVEIVIATPGRLIDMLDSHHTNLRRVTYLVLDEADRMLDMGFEPQIRKIVSQIRPDRQTLYWSATWPKEVEQLARQFLYNPYKVIIGSADLKANHAIRQHVDIVSESQKYNKLVKLLEDIMDGSRILIFMDTKKGCDQITRQLRMDGWPALSIHGDKSQAERDWVLSEFKAGKSPIMTATDVAARGLDVKDVKYVINYDFPGSLEDYVHRIGRTGRAGAKGTAYTFFTAANARFAKELIAILKEAGQKVSPELAAMGRGAPPPPSGHGGFRDRDRDRGKGYGGSRPWN, translated from the exons ATGAGTAGATATGATAGCCGCTCCGGCGATCCTGCCTCCTACCGTGACCGTAGAAG TGACTCAGGGTTTGGTGGGGCTTCAGCATATGGTGGTTCAGGGCGGTCCTTGTCAAGCAGAAAGGACTATGATGCTG CAATGTCTGAGATGGAGGTGGAGGAATATCGGCAGAAGAGGGAAATTACGGTTGAAGGTCGTGATGTTCCAAAGCCTGTGAAGAGTTTTGCTGATGTGGGATTTCCAG ACTATGTACTGCAAGAAGTCATGAAAGCAGGGTTTGTTGAACCAACAGCCATACAAGCTCAAGGCTGGCCAATGGCTTTAAAGGGCCGTGATCTTATTGGTATTGCTGAAACAGGATCAGGGAAGACCCTTGCCTATTTATTGCCTGCAATTGTTCACGTCAACGCACAACCaattttag CTCCTGGAGATGGTCCAATTGTATTAGTATTAGCTCCCACACGTGAACTTGCAGTTCAAATACAACAGGAGGCTGCTAAGTTTGGTGCGTCATCAAGGATCAAGAATACATGCATATATGGTGGGGTTCCAAAGGGACCTCAAGTGCGTGATCTCCAGAAAG GTGTTGAGATTGTTATTGCTACACCAGGAAGGTTAATAGATATGTTGGATTCACATCACACAAATCTGCGAAGAGTTACTTATTTAGTCTTGGATGAGGCAGATCGGATGTTAGACATGGGGTTTGAGCCTCAGATACGAAAAATTGTTTCTCAG ATACGTCCTGATCGTCAAACTTTATACTGGAGTGCAACTTGGCCAAAGGAGGTTGAACAATTGGCAAGGCAGTTTCTTTACAATCCGTACAAA GTGATAATTGGATCTGCGGATTTAAAAGCTAACCATGCAATTCGCCAACATGTTGACATTGTTTCGGAGAGTCAGAAATATAACAA ATTGGTGAAGCTGCTGGAGGATATCATGGATGGCAGCAGAATTTTGATTTTCATGGATACCAAGAAAGGCTGTGACCAAATCACTAGGCAACTTCGCATGGATGGTTGGCCGGCTCTCTCAATTCATGGAGATAAAAGTCAAGCAGAAAGGGATTGGGTCCTTTCAGAGTTTAAAGCTGGCAAGAGCCCTATAATGACTGCAACAGATGTTGCAGCTCGTGGCTTAG ATGTGAAAGATGTCAAATATGTAATCAATTATGACTTCCCGGGTTCTCTTGAGGATTATGTTCATCGCATTGGTCGAACTGGAAGGGCGGGGGCAAAAGGAACTGCCTACACTTTCTTCACAGCTGCAAATGCCAGATTTGCAAAAGAACTTATTGCCATACTTAAGGAAGCTGGACAAAAGGTCAGTCCTGAATTGGCAGCAATGGGACGTGGTGCACCTCCTCCCCCATCAG GACATGGTGGTTTCCGAGACCGAGACCGAGACCGAGGGAAGGGTTATGGGGGCAGCCGCCCTTGGAATTGA
- the LOC107897390 gene encoding DEAD-box ATP-dependent RNA helicase 20 isoform X3, producing MIAAPAILPPTVTVEAMSEMEVEEYRQKREITVEGRDVPKPVKSFADVGFPDYVLQEVMKAGFVEPTAIQAQGWPMALKGRDLIGIAETGSGKTLAYLLPAIVHVNAQPILAPGDGPIVLVLAPTRELAVQIQQEAAKFGASSRIKNTCIYGGVPKGPQVRDLQKGVEIVIATPGRLIDMLDSHHTNLRRVTYLVLDEADRMLDMGFEPQIRKIVSQIRPDRQTLYWSATWPKEVEQLARQFLYNPYKVIIGSADLKANHAIRQHVDIVSESQKYNKLVKLLEDIMDGSRILIFMDTKKGCDQITRQLRMDGWPALSIHGDKSQAERDWVLSEFKAGKSPIMTATDVAARGLDVKDVKYVINYDFPGSLEDYVHRIGRTGRAGAKGTAYTFFTAANARFAKELIAILKEAGQKVSPELAAMGRGAPPPPSGHGGFRDRDRDRGKGYGGSRPWN from the exons ATGATAGCCGCTCCGGCGATCCTGCCTCCTACCGTGACCGTAGAAG CAATGTCTGAGATGGAGGTGGAGGAATATCGGCAGAAGAGGGAAATTACGGTTGAAGGTCGTGATGTTCCAAAGCCTGTGAAGAGTTTTGCTGATGTGGGATTTCCAG ACTATGTACTGCAAGAAGTCATGAAAGCAGGGTTTGTTGAACCAACAGCCATACAAGCTCAAGGCTGGCCAATGGCTTTAAAGGGCCGTGATCTTATTGGTATTGCTGAAACAGGATCAGGGAAGACCCTTGCCTATTTATTGCCTGCAATTGTTCACGTCAACGCACAACCaattttag CTCCTGGAGATGGTCCAATTGTATTAGTATTAGCTCCCACACGTGAACTTGCAGTTCAAATACAACAGGAGGCTGCTAAGTTTGGTGCGTCATCAAGGATCAAGAATACATGCATATATGGTGGGGTTCCAAAGGGACCTCAAGTGCGTGATCTCCAGAAAG GTGTTGAGATTGTTATTGCTACACCAGGAAGGTTAATAGATATGTTGGATTCACATCACACAAATCTGCGAAGAGTTACTTATTTAGTCTTGGATGAGGCAGATCGGATGTTAGACATGGGGTTTGAGCCTCAGATACGAAAAATTGTTTCTCAG ATACGTCCTGATCGTCAAACTTTATACTGGAGTGCAACTTGGCCAAAGGAGGTTGAACAATTGGCAAGGCAGTTTCTTTACAATCCGTACAAA GTGATAATTGGATCTGCGGATTTAAAAGCTAACCATGCAATTCGCCAACATGTTGACATTGTTTCGGAGAGTCAGAAATATAACAA ATTGGTGAAGCTGCTGGAGGATATCATGGATGGCAGCAGAATTTTGATTTTCATGGATACCAAGAAAGGCTGTGACCAAATCACTAGGCAACTTCGCATGGATGGTTGGCCGGCTCTCTCAATTCATGGAGATAAAAGTCAAGCAGAAAGGGATTGGGTCCTTTCAGAGTTTAAAGCTGGCAAGAGCCCTATAATGACTGCAACAGATGTTGCAGCTCGTGGCTTAG ATGTGAAAGATGTCAAATATGTAATCAATTATGACTTCCCGGGTTCTCTTGAGGATTATGTTCATCGCATTGGTCGAACTGGAAGGGCGGGGGCAAAAGGAACTGCCTACACTTTCTTCACAGCTGCAAATGCCAGATTTGCAAAAGAACTTATTGCCATACTTAAGGAAGCTGGACAAAAGGTCAGTCCTGAATTGGCAGCAATGGGACGTGGTGCACCTCCTCCCCCATCAG GACATGGTGGTTTCCGAGACCGAGACCGAGACCGAGGGAAGGGTTATGGGGGCAGCCGCCCTTGGAATTGA